The DNA window TCCCCCTGGACCTCCTCACGTACCCGGGTGCAGGGTCCTTCATCCCCGAAGCCGAGCCATCCGACCAGCTCCTCGCGGAATTATGGTTCTTTGGATGCGTGAACGATGAGGGCTTGGACCAGGCGCTCGCCGGTGCGGCCATCTATGAGGTGGAGGAGGCTCATCATCCAGGTGCCCCAACGATTACGTCTCCTGGACCTACATCGGGTACAGGGCTGCCAAGTTCTCAATTTAAGATTATGGGGGCGAGGTATGTCAAGGAAGGTCACCGTGGGATTTTTTTTACGCAGAGAGGTAATTTCCTCTGCCAGCCACACCGCGCAGTCATCTTATTTAACTAATAATAAATGAGATACAAAATTAAACATGGTAACCACTTGACATAAATTTGTTCTCGTGATATGATACCTAACGTTGATGATTGAGAGCCTAATTACTCCTACTTGACGACGGGAAGGCGGTAGAAGATGAGCAGCCTGGACATCTCCTCGCGAATTCGCCAGTGTAGGACACAGAAGGGCTGGACCCAGGGCGAGCTCGCGGAAAAACTCCTGGGTAGCGAGCTGAACGGCGTGGAAGGCGAAGAGCGGGATAACATGATTCGGTCCGTCCAATCGAAGGTCTCGGTGTGGGAGAGGGGTAAGTTCGAGCCGTCGCTGTCCAGTCTCGTAGAGCTCGCGGTCATCTTCGACGTGACCCTTGAATGGCTGGGCACGGGTAAGGAGAAAGACAGGAACTGGACTAGAGGTATGCTCCCTCTACTCGAAGAGATCCCGCTCACTTTCCATTCCAAATACAATTTCAAAGAACACGTCGTAACCAACGAGATGCTGAATAAATCGCTGAAGGTCAGCGTGCCCCAGAAGCTCATAGACGACGGAGCTGATTACCTCGTCCAGGCGCTGGATAACACGATGTGCCGGGATGGAATCTACAAGGGGGACTACGTCGCCGTGCGCATGCTCCCTCTGTCTGGTGAAGAAGAAGATTTTATCGAGGCCGAGCCCGACGTTAACACCGGGAAAATCCTGCATGTAGCATTTTGGATGAGAGACGCTCACCCTCGGTGGGTACTAGGCAGGGCTTATCGTTCGACGGATTCAAGAGGCATCGACATCTACAAGAACGACGGCAGCTACAACAACCCCGTGACGTACCCTTACGATACGCACCAATTCCACATCCTCGGGGAAGTCGTCGGGTGGATACATCTGGAAAAGCACAAGAAGGAATAACCAAATCCCTCTAGGAGGAAGATGACCGACCGGGACCCGGATACCGCCAGTACCCTACTCATTATTCCACGACGCTTGTATCTCAAGGAGGGCGCTGAGGGTGAACATACAGATTTTGAGCTGGAATTGTCTGAACCCATGCTCCGCGCACTGGCAGACCTAATCCAGCTCATCAACAACAACTCCCACCGCTTTCAGCACGGGGAATCCCCGGAGGAAGGCCCAAGAACACAGGAGGGGGAAGAAATTAAACACCAAGCCAGTTGTCCTTAACCCCAAAAACGAAGGAGAGAAACGATGGAAAAGAGAGCTGCTATCTATGCCAGGTCTTCAAACGATGAACACGATGTAAGCTGTGAGTCGCAGTTACGCATCCTGCCTGAGATGGCCGAGCGAGAAGGGTGCGCGGTAATCCTAGAAAAGGAGGAGCGAGGTGTAAGCCATTTCGACCAGCAGGAGCTCACAGCGCTGCTTGAAATCGCCCACACACAGAAGTCCTACGAGCATCTGTACGTCTATGACCCATCAAGACTGAGTAGACGCGTGAACACCTACTTCGAACTGCTGAGGGAATTCGATGTGTACGGAGTCAAGATCCATTTCAGCACGCTACCGGAAGTAGACGACGTTCCCACGAACAACCTCAACCGAAACCTCTACGGCGTTCTCAACCAGTTCCACAGCGATAACGCTGCTGCGGGGGCGAAGAGGGGCATGCGAGAGAATATCCTGAAAGGATGGCGCTCGGGAGGGCCTCCGCCCTACGGTTACAAGTTACGGCACGAGGTTCTTGGAAAAAACAAGAGGGGGAAAGAGGTTAAGAAGTCCAAGCTGGTTATCGAGGAGGATGAAGCCCAGATAGTGAGGGAGATATTCGGGCGCGTCAGCCAGCACGAAAGTTACGCCTCCATCGCTCATGACCTTTCACTTCGAGGCATCCGACGCCGGCGCGGGAAAACTCAATGGGATGCGACTGCAGTCGGCTCTATCGTTAACAAAGCAGACGTTTACCTGGGGAACACTGTATGGAATAAAAGTGGTGTACGCCAGAAACGGCGAGGTCGGCACGATGCGTTCAAGCGCCCCGAAAGTGAGTGGGTAATCAATGAGAATACCCACGAGCCCATTATCACCCAGGAGTTG is part of the bacterium genome and encodes:
- a CDS encoding helix-turn-helix transcriptional regulator, which translates into the protein MSSLDISSRIRQCRTQKGWTQGELAEKLLGSELNGVEGEERDNMIRSVQSKVSVWERGKFEPSLSSLVELAVIFDVTLEWLGTGKEKDRNWTRGMLPLLEEIPLTFHSKYNFKEHVVTNEMLNKSLKVSVPQKLIDDGADYLVQALDNTMCRDGIYKGDYVAVRMLPLSGEEEDFIEAEPDVNTGKILHVAFWMRDAHPRWVLGRAYRSTDSRGIDIYKNDGSYNNPVTYPYDTHQFHILGEVVGWIHLEKHKKE
- a CDS encoding recombinase family protein, with the protein product MEKRAAIYARSSNDEHDVSCESQLRILPEMAEREGCAVILEKEERGVSHFDQQELTALLEIAHTQKSYEHLYVYDPSRLSRRVNTYFELLREFDVYGVKIHFSTLPEVDDVPTNNLNRNLYGVLNQFHSDNAAAGAKRGMRENILKGWRSGGPPPYGYKLRHEVLGKNKRGKEVKKSKLVIEEDEAQIVREIFGRVSQHESYASIAHDLSLRGIRRRRGKTQWDATAVGSIVNKADVYLGNTVWNKSGVRQKRRGRHDAFKRPESEWVINENTHEPIITQELALLVEEAKPSRKRYGQRTNVVNPLQGLLKCGYCGRVLHHWGNNKLACATNARGEGCSLPRTTIGYVCQNVAELILQNLNTPKKKARIVQYLLSRGKKGADDPYADEFKKILKEIKSLEAALRESKSPDDAARLMRETLNPLYEKRDKLEGVRLENESRDKELVTEAEARKAVEVLYESLSSFEQLPRKELAKLFRCVIKEILITVSPEDDHRFRLEIQWLPETKGGFIGGGGGNRTPVR